The uncultured Desulfobulbus sp. genome window below encodes:
- a CDS encoding branched-chain amino acid ABC transporter permease: MLATFLQNVINALQWGSFYALIALGYTLVYGVLVLINFAHGDVFMVGAYLAFFIATFLLGSASLPGWAALALTIPLTMLFTSVVGVTLERVAYRPLRRKGANRLYVVITALMCGLILEHANLAFLGASRKAFPRLIEETVYNVGGVTFTNLKIGVIFTAVAVFLFLNWVVTKTRVGMAMRAISYDKFAVPLMGIPIDHIIVITFVLGSGFAGLAGLLFAMSYPVLEPYMGALIGWKAFIAAVVGGIGDIRGAFIGGFLLGAVEIMVVAFFPSSYRDLFAFTVLLIILVFKPTGLFGVAKTTKI; encoded by the coding sequence ATGCTGGCAACCTTCTTACAAAATGTTATCAATGCTCTGCAATGGGGGAGTTTTTACGCCCTCATTGCCCTGGGCTATACCCTTGTCTACGGGGTCCTGGTCCTGATCAACTTCGCCCATGGCGATGTATTCATGGTCGGTGCCTACCTCGCTTTCTTCATTGCCACTTTTCTGCTTGGCTCGGCATCGCTGCCGGGCTGGGCGGCATTGGCACTGACCATTCCCCTGACCATGCTCTTCACCTCCGTGGTGGGCGTCACCCTTGAACGGGTTGCCTACCGGCCATTACGGCGCAAGGGAGCCAACCGGCTGTACGTGGTCATCACAGCCCTGATGTGTGGGCTCATCCTTGAGCACGCCAACCTGGCCTTTCTTGGGGCCAGTCGTAAGGCCTTTCCTCGGTTGATTGAGGAAACGGTCTATAATGTTGGCGGGGTCACCTTCACCAACCTCAAGATCGGGGTAATCTTCACCGCGGTGGCGGTCTTTCTCTTCTTGAACTGGGTGGTCACGAAAACCCGGGTCGGCATGGCCATGCGCGCCATCTCCTACGATAAATTTGCCGTACCGCTGATGGGCATTCCCATCGACCATATTATCGTTATCACCTTTGTTCTTGGTTCCGGCTTTGCGGGGTTGGCAGGTTTACTCTTTGCTATGAGTTATCCGGTGTTGGAGCCCTACATGGGGGCTTTAATTGGCTGGAAGGCTTTCATCGCTGCGGTGGTTGGCGGGATCGGCGATATTCGCGGTGCATTCATTGGCGGTTTTCTGCTGGGCGCTGTCGAGATTATGGTCGTTGCCTTCTTCCCCTCGTCATACCGTGATTTGTTTGCCTTTACCGTGCTGCTGATCATCCTGGTGTTCAAACCAACCGGGCTGTTCGGTGTGGCCAAGACCACCAAGATCTAG
- a CDS encoding calcium/sodium antiporter, whose amino-acid sequence MVTASLSLLVGLLLLVWSADRFVEGAAATARHLGMPSLLIGMVIVGFGTSAPEMVVSALSASQGNPGIALGNAYGSNITNIALILGLTAVISPIVVHSQVLKKELPLLLVVTGMAGWQLADGEISRLDGWVMLAVFAILMGWAIRQGLQASGDSLGVDVEHEQVGEDMPLGRALVWLLLGLVVLVVSSRILVWGAVEIARSLGVSDLLIGLTIVAIGTSLPELAAAIAATRKGEHDLALGNVMGSNLFNTLAVVGIAGTIHPMKVGPEVFSRDLMVMASLTLTLCVFGYGWHDPGRINRWEGAFLLLVYVGYTGYLIQHFLS is encoded by the coding sequence ATGGTTACTGCTAGTTTAAGTCTGCTGGTTGGGCTGCTGCTCTTGGTTTGGAGTGCGGATCGTTTTGTTGAAGGGGCTGCTGCTACAGCCCGCCATTTGGGAATGCCCTCGCTGTTGATTGGCATGGTCATTGTCGGATTTGGCACCTCGGCCCCGGAGATGGTGGTGTCGGCCCTGTCAGCCTCCCAGGGAAATCCAGGTATTGCCCTGGGCAATGCCTATGGTTCCAATATAACGAATATTGCTCTGATCCTGGGCTTGACCGCAGTGATCAGTCCTATAGTTGTTCATTCCCAGGTGTTGAAAAAAGAGTTGCCCCTGTTGCTTGTGGTGACGGGCATGGCAGGCTGGCAGTTGGCAGACGGAGAAATTTCGCGTCTCGATGGCTGGGTTATGCTGGCAGTGTTTGCGATTTTGATGGGCTGGGCCATTCGCCAGGGACTGCAGGCTTCAGGGGACTCCCTGGGCGTTGACGTGGAGCACGAACAGGTTGGGGAGGATATGCCGCTTGGCCGGGCACTTGTGTGGCTTTTACTCGGCTTGGTGGTTCTCGTCGTCAGCTCTAGAATACTCGTCTGGGGGGCTGTGGAGATCGCCCGTTCACTGGGGGTGAGTGATCTGCTTATCGGGTTAACCATCGTTGCCATTGGAACGTCCCTGCCGGAGCTGGCAGCAGCCATTGCAGCGACAAGAAAGGGCGAGCATGATCTGGCCCTGGGCAACGTCATGGGGTCAAATCTTTTCAATACCTTGGCTGTAGTCGGTATTGCCGGGACCATTCATCCCATGAAGGTCGGGCCTGAGGTTTTTTCACGGGATCTCATGGTGATGGCCTCTCTGACCCTTACCCTTTGTGTTTTCGGCTATGGCTGGCACGATCCGGGACGCATCAATCGCTGGGAAGGGGCTTTTTTGCTGCTTGTCTATGTTGGCTATACCGGATACCTGATTCAGCATTTTTTGAGTTAG
- a CDS encoding branched-chain amino acid ABC transporter permease gives MLKRYSVHTLLICAGGLITYLAYEEMVSLYFLSVLMFMGINVIMSTSLNLVNGYMGEFSCGHAGFMCVGAYVSSILGVLLFTKDKIFGPPLLDPSMAIWAFPFVVLAGGVAAAFAGLLVAIPSYKTRGDYLAIITIAANYIIISIIQNLGVIGGSRGFMGMKSVINAMEDTVYLPWMVIWVFLFTVFTIWIIRRYVSSTFGKGVSAICQDEVAAEIMSVNTNKIKTISFMLSSGLAGIAGALFAYVIGYVNPGSFNVLKSTEAMVMVYLGGMGSLSGSVLSAILFTILLEALRPLQIIKWIVIPLLLVILMQFRPEGIMGNKELGDIFPWLKKFYRFK, from the coding sequence ATGCTCAAACGCTATTCGGTCCACACCCTGTTAATTTGTGCCGGAGGCCTGATCACCTACCTCGCCTATGAGGAGATGGTCAGCCTCTATTTTCTCTCGGTCTTGATGTTCATGGGGATCAATGTGATCATGTCGACCAGTCTCAACCTGGTCAACGGTTACATGGGTGAATTTTCCTGTGGCCATGCCGGCTTTATGTGCGTCGGCGCCTATGTCAGCTCGATCCTCGGTGTCCTCCTCTTCACCAAGGACAAAATCTTCGGCCCTCCCCTGCTCGATCCTTCCATGGCGATCTGGGCCTTCCCCTTCGTGGTCCTGGCAGGCGGTGTCGCCGCAGCCTTTGCCGGGCTCCTGGTGGCCATTCCCTCCTACAAAACTCGGGGGGACTATCTGGCCATTATCACCATCGCTGCCAACTACATTATTATAAGTATTATCCAGAATCTGGGAGTAATCGGTGGATCCAGAGGTTTCATGGGCATGAAATCGGTGATTAATGCCATGGAAGATACCGTCTACTTACCCTGGATGGTGATCTGGGTCTTCCTGTTCACCGTCTTCACCATCTGGATTATCCGCCGCTACGTCTCCTCGACCTTTGGCAAGGGGGTCAGCGCCATCTGTCAGGATGAGGTCGCAGCAGAGATCATGAGCGTCAACACCAACAAGATCAAAACCATCAGCTTCATGCTGTCCTCCGGCTTGGCCGGGATTGCAGGCGCTTTGTTTGCCTACGTGATAGGCTATGTCAACCCGGGGAGTTTCAATGTTCTCAAGTCGACGGAGGCAATGGTCATGGTCTACTTGGGCGGCATGGGTTCACTCTCGGGATCAGTGCTTTCAGCCATCCTCTTCACCATCCTGCTTGAGGCCCTGCGTCCGCTCCAGATCATTAAATGGATTGTGATTCCTCTCTTGCTGGTCATCCTGATGCAGTTCCGACCGGAAGGCATAATGGGGAATAAGGAACTGGGAGATATCTTCCCCTGGCTGAAGAAATTCTATAGGTTTAAATAA
- a CDS encoding ABC transporter ATP-binding protein, with protein MTATAQQTAQVPVLEINGLTQRFGGLMAISDFNVSLDQRELVGLIGPNGAGKTTIFNLVSGFYQPSEGKIFIDGKPTAGLKPHKVTALGVARTFQNIRLWNEMSVLDNIRVAQHGKLGYGFFHAIARSRTYQAREAEIVQEAHALLEVFQLDQYADELPRNLPYGLQRKVEIVRALSEKPKLLLLDEPAAGLNSIDVQELIRLVRWIHETFDVTIWMIEHHMDVMMELCQRIKVIDFGQTIAEGTPEEVRNHPAVITAYLGNETI; from the coding sequence ATGACCGCAACTGCACAACAGACAGCTCAGGTTCCGGTCCTCGAGATCAACGGGCTCACCCAACGTTTCGGCGGCCTGATGGCAATCAGTGACTTCAACGTCTCGCTCGACCAGCGTGAACTGGTTGGTCTGATAGGGCCCAATGGTGCCGGAAAGACAACGATATTTAACCTGGTCAGTGGCTTTTACCAGCCAAGTGAAGGAAAAATTTTTATCGACGGCAAGCCGACTGCCGGGCTCAAGCCCCACAAGGTCACTGCTCTGGGAGTTGCCCGCACCTTTCAGAATATTCGCTTGTGGAATGAGATGTCCGTCCTGGATAACATCCGGGTCGCTCAACACGGAAAACTTGGCTATGGATTTTTCCATGCCATCGCCCGTAGTCGAACCTACCAGGCCAGGGAGGCCGAGATTGTCCAAGAGGCCCATGCATTACTTGAAGTATTCCAACTCGACCAGTACGCCGATGAGCTGCCTCGCAATCTCCCCTACGGACTGCAGCGCAAAGTTGAGATTGTCCGTGCCCTCTCGGAAAAGCCCAAACTGTTGCTTCTGGATGAACCAGCTGCCGGGCTCAACTCGATTGATGTCCAGGAACTGATTCGATTAGTCCGCTGGATCCACGAAACCTTTGATGTCACCATCTGGATGATCGAGCACCATATGGATGTGATGATGGAACTCTGCCAACGGATCAAGGTGATCGATTTCGGACAGACCATTGCTGAAGGGACTCCTGAAGAAGTCCGCAATCACCCGGCGGTTATCACCGCCTACCTGGGGAATGAGACAATCTGA
- a CDS encoding ABC transporter ATP-binding protein: MLSIEHLEVKYGNIQALHGINFHVNAGEIVTLIGANGAGKTTSLYAIARLRPPEAPRVIAGDICFAGQSILKTPPDSVVKDLKLALVPEGRHIFGNLTVQENLELATYSRPKQDDLEQDYQKIFELFPRLAERRKQRSESLSGGEQQMLAVGRAMMTGCNFLMLDEPSMGLAPVLKYELFQTLKRLNEQGMTILLVEQNAKLALELAHRGYVLDTGNIVAEGPGSELLGNPEVKKAYLGG; this comes from the coding sequence CTGCTCTCCATTGAACACCTCGAAGTCAAATACGGCAATATCCAGGCGCTTCACGGTATCAATTTTCACGTCAACGCCGGTGAAATCGTCACCCTGATTGGGGCCAACGGCGCAGGGAAAACTACCAGTCTGTATGCCATTGCCCGCCTGCGGCCACCCGAGGCGCCACGGGTCATCGCCGGTGACATTTGTTTTGCGGGGCAGTCAATCCTCAAAACTCCCCCCGACAGCGTGGTCAAAGACCTCAAGCTGGCGTTGGTTCCTGAAGGACGACACATTTTTGGCAACCTCACCGTCCAGGAAAACCTGGAGCTGGCAACCTATTCTCGTCCCAAACAGGACGACCTTGAACAGGATTACCAGAAGATCTTCGAGCTCTTTCCCCGCCTGGCAGAGCGTCGCAAGCAACGCAGTGAGTCACTCTCCGGTGGTGAACAGCAGATGCTCGCTGTTGGCCGAGCGATGATGACCGGCTGCAACTTTCTCATGCTCGATGAGCCTTCCATGGGGCTTGCCCCCGTGCTGAAATACGAGCTGTTCCAAACGCTCAAGCGACTCAACGAACAAGGCATGACCATTCTTCTGGTTGAGCAGAATGCCAAGCTCGCATTAGAACTGGCCCACCGGGGTTACGTGCTTGATACCGGCAACATCGTTGCCGAGGGGCCTGGGAGTGAGTTGCTGGGGAACCCAGAGGTCAAGAAAGCATATCTGGGTGGATAA
- a CDS encoding ABC transporter substrate-binding protein, whose amino-acid sequence MKRSLLLCSLLCIASSAWATDTIKIGFNIPLTGDIPKVGEMSKDAGEMLKADINGAGGLDVGGKKYMLEFVYEDNEAKAESAVTTALKLIDKDRVLAMIGPNSSKQAVPAGQVANDNRTVMITPWSTNPDTTLDRPWVFRAAFLDPFQGPVAVNYAVKTFNAKNAAVLYDLENDYSKGLAEIFRDAFEKKMGKGTVLAFESHSTKDQDFSAQLTKIIATNPDFIFVPDNYNQVALIVPQSRKLGYKGEFMGSDAWGSAELMTLCGDDCKGLSFSTHYAAAGATGPTKEFIDRFQAKYNLVPDDVAALTWDATRVVLQGIQNAGKLTGKLKRDRKAIREGIAAISTFEGITGNMKFDEQGDPIKCAVVVKISDKGEFEFKESVCP is encoded by the coding sequence ATGAAACGCTCCCTGCTGTTGTGTTCCCTGCTTTGTATCGCCAGCTCTGCCTGGGCGACGGACACCATCAAGATTGGTTTCAACATCCCTTTGACCGGCGACATCCCAAAAGTTGGGGAGATGTCGAAAGATGCCGGTGAGATGCTCAAGGCCGATATCAACGGTGCAGGTGGTCTGGATGTCGGTGGTAAAAAGTATATGCTCGAATTCGTCTACGAGGACAACGAAGCAAAGGCCGAATCTGCCGTCACCACTGCCCTCAAGCTGATTGACAAGGATCGGGTGCTGGCGATGATCGGCCCCAACTCCTCCAAACAGGCTGTTCCGGCTGGCCAGGTGGCCAATGACAATCGCACCGTCATGATCACCCCCTGGTCGACCAACCCGGACACCACCCTTGACCGCCCCTGGGTTTTTCGGGCTGCCTTCCTCGACCCATTTCAGGGCCCTGTTGCGGTAAATTATGCAGTAAAAACCTTTAACGCCAAAAACGCCGCTGTACTCTACGACCTGGAAAACGATTACTCTAAAGGTCTGGCAGAGATATTCCGTGATGCATTTGAGAAAAAAATGGGCAAAGGGACCGTTCTTGCTTTTGAGAGCCATAGCACCAAAGATCAGGACTTCTCTGCCCAGCTGACAAAAATCATTGCCACCAATCCGGATTTCATTTTCGTTCCTGACAACTACAACCAGGTGGCCCTGATCGTTCCTCAGTCCCGCAAACTTGGCTATAAAGGCGAATTTATGGGGTCTGATGCCTGGGGTTCTGCAGAGTTGATGACCCTCTGCGGCGACGACTGCAAGGGCCTGTCTTTCTCGACCCATTACGCTGCAGCAGGCGCCACCGGTCCGACCAAGGAATTCATTGACCGCTTTCAGGCCAAGTACAACCTGGTACCCGATGACGTTGCCGCCCTCACCTGGGACGCGACCCGAGTCGTTCTTCAAGGCATTCAGAACGCTGGCAAGTTGACCGGTAAATTGAAGCGTGACCGCAAAGCAATCCGCGAAGGTATTGCTGCCATCTCCACCTTTGAGGGCATCACCGGCAACATGAAGTTTGATGAGCAAGGCGACCCGATTAAATGCGCCGTTGTGGTCAAAATCAGCGATAAGGGGGAGTTCGAATTTAAGGAATCTGTCTGTCCCTGA
- a CDS encoding sodium:alanine symporter family protein, with amino-acid sequence MDFYNQLDALVGKIGSFAWGPPMLILLVGTGFWLTIALRGLQFRKLGHALYLALIKRKEKSDQPGDITHFQALMTALSATVGTGNIAGVATAIAAGGPGALFWMWITGLVGMATKYSEAVLAVKYREVDENGEMSGGPMYYISKGLGLPWLGTIFAIFAACAAFGIGNMVQANSVADAMLATYHIPTWVSGLILMAGTTLVVLGGIKKIGQFTGIFVPFMIIFYIVGSCYIIFTNIGAVPDAFALIINQAFNPTAAVGGFAGSTVMMAIRFGVARGVFSNESGLGSAPIAAAAAQTRSPISQALVSMTQTFIDTIVVCTMTGLVLILTNSWSNGATGAELSTIAYAAGMPGGAHVVTIGIALFAYSTILGWCYYGEKSIEYLFGVKSVLPYRLVFIVFIGVGAMAKLSLVWNISDTLNGLMAVPNLIALIFLTPVIIKETKKYFQ; translated from the coding sequence ATGGATTTTTACAATCAACTGGATGCCCTTGTCGGAAAAATTGGCTCCTTTGCCTGGGGCCCCCCCATGCTAATATTGCTTGTTGGAACAGGATTCTGGCTAACCATCGCCTTGCGTGGCCTGCAATTTAGAAAACTTGGCCACGCCCTCTACCTTGCCCTGATTAAACGTAAAGAAAAATCTGACCAACCCGGTGACATCACCCATTTCCAGGCTTTGATGACCGCCCTCTCCGCTACGGTTGGAACCGGTAATATAGCCGGTGTGGCAACAGCCATTGCAGCTGGCGGCCCGGGCGCGCTGTTCTGGATGTGGATCACTGGCCTGGTCGGCATGGCCACCAAGTATTCCGAGGCTGTTCTCGCGGTTAAATACCGTGAAGTCGACGAAAACGGCGAAATGAGCGGTGGACCGATGTACTATATCTCCAAAGGCCTGGGCCTGCCCTGGCTGGGGACCATCTTCGCCATCTTTGCCGCCTGCGCCGCCTTTGGGATCGGCAACATGGTCCAGGCCAACTCGGTGGCGGACGCCATGCTTGCCACCTATCATATTCCGACCTGGGTCTCCGGCCTGATCTTGATGGCGGGAACCACCCTGGTTGTCTTGGGTGGTATCAAAAAAATCGGTCAATTCACCGGTATTTTTGTTCCCTTCATGATCATTTTCTATATTGTCGGCTCCTGCTACATCATCTTCACCAATATCGGTGCAGTCCCTGATGCCTTCGCGCTGATCATCAACCAGGCCTTTAATCCCACCGCCGCTGTGGGTGGTTTTGCAGGTTCCACAGTGATGATGGCCATTCGCTTTGGTGTTGCCCGGGGAGTTTTCTCCAACGAGTCCGGTCTTGGTAGCGCGCCCATCGCCGCCGCCGCCGCCCAGACCCGCAGCCCCATCAGCCAGGCGCTGGTCTCCATGACCCAGACTTTTATCGATACCATCGTGGTCTGCACCATGACCGGGCTGGTCCTGATCCTGACCAACAGCTGGTCCAACGGTGCCACCGGTGCCGAGCTGAGCACCATTGCCTACGCGGCTGGCATGCCGGGTGGCGCGCACGTGGTCACCATCGGGATCGCGCTCTTTGCCTACTCCACCATTTTAGGCTGGTGCTATTATGGCGAAAAATCGATCGAATACCTCTTTGGCGTCAAGTCTGTTCTTCCTTATCGCCTGGTTTTCATCGTCTTTATCGGGGTCGGCGCCATGGCCAAACTGAGCCTGGTATGGAATATAAGTGATACTTTAAACGGTCTCATGGCCGTGCCGAACCTCATTGCCCTGATCTTCCTCACCCCGGTGATTATTAAGGAAACCAAGAAATACTTTCAGTAA
- a CDS encoding NifB/NifX family molybdenum-iron cluster-binding protein yields MKIAVSAHGADLDAMINPRFGRSDYFLVIDTETNQVDAYPNENMNASGGAGIQSASFVLSKGVQAVLTGSVGPKAGDVFSGSGVQLVTGQSGTVREALETFKASGQETGGTAAQSTASAANEPGNSACMAGTGMGMGGGGRGMGGGRGMGGGGGRGMGGGGKGRRQF; encoded by the coding sequence ATGAAAATTGCTGTCAGTGCGCACGGCGCCGATCTTGACGCCATGATCAATCCTCGTTTTGGCCGAAGTGACTATTTTCTGGTCATTGATACAGAAACCAATCAGGTGGATGCATACCCCAATGAAAACATGAATGCGTCAGGCGGGGCTGGGATTCAGTCGGCAAGCTTTGTCCTCTCCAAGGGTGTGCAGGCGGTCCTCACCGGGAGCGTTGGCCCCAAGGCCGGAGATGTGTTCAGCGGTTCTGGGGTTCAGCTGGTTACGGGGCAATCCGGCACCGTACGAGAAGCGCTCGAAACGTTTAAAGCCAGCGGACAGGAAACAGGTGGGACGGCTGCTCAATCCACAGCCTCTGCCGCAAACGAACCAGGCAATTCCGCATGTATGGCAGGCACAGGAATGGGGATGGGTGGTGGTGGCCGCGGCATGGGCGGTGGCAGAGGTATGGGGGGAGGCGGTGGACGGGGAATGGGTGGTGGTGGAAAGGGAAGGCGTCAATTTTAA